In Arthrobacter citreus, a single genomic region encodes these proteins:
- a CDS encoding alpha/beta-type small acid-soluble spore protein, producing the protein MTNRNNSSNSLVAPGAQAALDAMKYEIATEFGVQLGPDSTSRANGSVGGEITKRLVQMAEQSLGGYSK; encoded by the coding sequence ATGACAAATAGAAATAATTCAAGTAATTCATTAGTAGCACCTGGTGCACAAGCAGCATTAGACGCAATGAAGTATGAGATTGCTACAGAGTTTGGCGTACAACTTGGCCCTGATTCTACTTCTCGCGCGAATGGTTCTGTTGGTGGTGAAATCACAAAACGTTTAGTACAAATGGCTGAACAAAGCCTTGGTGGATATTCAAAATAA
- a CDS encoding aldose 1-epimerase family protein has translation MSYIENEFIRITTKSGGAELTGIYHKKDGLNYLWNANPAYWGRHAPVLFPNVGKLIDNQYKVDNHIYELSQHGFARDMDFKLTDLKEGEINYELKSSEQTLLKYPFQFTLNINYKIKDNTVFIKNVVTNNDQKSMPFSIGAHPAFNIPLKEGETFEDYYLQFEEEEKLETIKLEGPYRNGKRELIAQNIKSLPLTRVLFKDDALIFEKLNKNVMTIRSKNHSSMIKVNFEGFPYVGIWTTQTAPFLCIEPWYGIADEIGPVKEMKNKLGIQNLNPNETFTCTYSITVGS, from the coding sequence ATGTCATACATTGAAAATGAATTTATTAGAATTACAACTAAATCCGGGGGAGCAGAGTTGACAGGTATCTATCATAAAAAGGATGGGCTAAATTATTTATGGAACGCTAATCCAGCTTATTGGGGGAGACATGCACCTGTTTTATTTCCGAATGTAGGTAAATTAATTGATAATCAATATAAAGTGGACAATCATATTTATGAGCTTTCTCAGCATGGATTTGCAAGAGATATGGATTTTAAATTAACCGATCTAAAAGAAGGTGAAATCAATTATGAGTTAAAAAGTAGTGAACAAACCCTTTTAAAGTATCCATTTCAATTTACGCTAAATATTAATTATAAAATAAAGGATAATACTGTTTTTATTAAGAATGTCGTGACGAATAATGATCAGAAATCGATGCCGTTTTCAATAGGTGCTCATCCAGCATTTAATATTCCTCTCAAGGAAGGTGAAACTTTTGAGGACTATTATTTACAATTTGAAGAAGAAGAAAAATTAGAAACAATTAAATTAGAAGGCCCTTATCGAAATGGCAAAAGAGAACTGATTGCTCAAAACATAAAAAGTTTACCTTTAACTCGAGTGCTGTTTAAGGATGATGCTTTAATATTTGAAAAACTGAATAAAAATGTAATGACAATTCGTTCAAAAAATCACAGTAGTATGATTAAAGTAAATTTCGAAGGTTTTCCATATGTGGGAATATGGACAACACAAACTGCGCCCTTTCTATGCATCGAACCATGGTATGGAATTGCAGATGAAATTGGTCCAGTAAAAGAAATGAAAAACAAACTAGGTATTCAAAATTTAAATCCTAATGAAACGTTTACTTGTACTTACAGTATTACAGTTGGTAGTTGA
- the thiI gene encoding tRNA 4-thiouridine(8) synthase ThiI, which yields MNVEYILIRYGEMTTKGKNRGRFTSILRENVSKRLKSFEKLKITTTRDRMYIKLNGEDHEKVAANLKEVFGIHTFSFARKVDTELDAIKVGALEAVNELGDSVKTFKVNVQRSYKQFPLNTPQLNRELGGYILQNTEHLTVDVHNPDVAVRVEVRDDATYITCGEEYGAGGYPVGVGGKVMLLLSGGIDSPVAAYMLLKRGVSIEAIHFESPPFTSDRAKQKVIDLSSKLTRYCRRVTLHVIPFTEIQKAIHKEMPASYTMTIMRRVMLRIAEQVSVNRKALALATGESLGQVASQTLESMHTINEVTNYPVLRPLLAMDKLEIMEIAKKIDTYDISIRPYEDCCTIFTPSNPTTKPKRDKVARFESRFDFTELINEAVSNRESIIFENEMIRTQSSTKQEEIDIDALL from the coding sequence ATGAATGTAGAATATATTTTGATTCGTTATGGAGAAATGACTACAAAAGGGAAAAACCGAGGTAGATTTACAAGTATATTAAGAGAAAATGTTAGTAAACGTTTAAAATCTTTTGAAAAACTAAAAATTACTACGACACGTGATCGTATGTATATAAAATTAAATGGTGAAGACCATGAAAAAGTTGCTGCAAATTTAAAAGAAGTTTTTGGAATTCATACGTTTAGTTTTGCTAGGAAAGTTGATACTGAATTAGATGCCATTAAAGTAGGTGCTCTTGAAGCGGTTAATGAGCTAGGTGATAGTGTTAAAACATTTAAAGTGAACGTACAGCGTAGTTATAAACAATTTCCATTAAATACACCACAGCTTAATCGTGAGCTTGGTGGGTATATACTTCAAAATACAGAGCATTTAACTGTAGATGTACATAATCCAGATGTAGCTGTTCGCGTAGAAGTACGTGATGATGCTACGTATATTACTTGTGGAGAAGAATATGGTGCAGGTGGATATCCAGTTGGAGTTGGCGGAAAAGTTATGCTATTACTATCAGGAGGAATTGACAGTCCTGTAGCAGCTTATATGTTGCTAAAACGAGGCGTATCAATTGAAGCGATTCATTTTGAAAGTCCTCCATTTACGAGTGATCGTGCAAAACAAAAAGTAATCGATTTATCAAGTAAACTAACTAGATATTGTAGACGTGTAACTTTACATGTTATTCCATTTACTGAAATTCAAAAAGCGATTCATAAGGAAATGCCAGCAAGCTACACTATGACGATCATGAGACGAGTTATGCTACGAATTGCTGAGCAAGTTTCTGTGAATCGAAAAGCACTAGCTTTAGCTACTGGTGAAAGCTTAGGTCAAGTAGCAAGTCAGACATTGGAAAGTATGCATACAATCAATGAAGTAACGAATTATCCAGTTTTAAGACCGCTATTAGCGATGGATAAATTAGAGATTATGGAAATCGCTAAGAAAATTGATACGTATGATATTAGTATTAGACCATACGAGGATTGCTGTACAATCTTCACTCCATCTAATCCAACTACAAAACCAAAACGTGACAAAGTGGCTCGTTTTGAAAGTCGTTTTGACTTTACAGAATTAATTAATGAAGCCGTTAGCAATAGAGAATCAATCATTTTTGAAAACGAAATGATTCGAACTCAATCGTCAACGAAACAAGAAGAAATCGATATCGACGCGCTTTTATAA
- a CDS encoding YdcF family protein, translating to MGFLKLITYTILIGILGYLFCIVFIGANSFLQYKHKVPKDAEYVIVLGAGLKKDKPTRALRYRIETAAKYAKENTSAKIIVSGGKGNDELISEAECMKGELIKLGIGEDRIIKEDLSTNTYENMKYSKKLINNANAKGIVVSNDYHLFRSLKLAKKQGLNVIGLPAKTPKVIIPTAYFRECLSILKAMYYKQI from the coding sequence ATGGGTTTTTTAAAATTAATTACATATACAATATTAATTGGAATATTAGGTTATTTATTCTGTATCGTATTTATTGGTGCAAATAGTTTTCTGCAATATAAGCATAAGGTTCCAAAAGATGCTGAGTATGTTATTGTACTAGGGGCTGGTTTGAAAAAAGATAAGCCTACTAGAGCTTTACGCTATCGGATTGAAACAGCGGCAAAGTATGCAAAAGAAAATACTAGTGCAAAAATTATTGTTTCAGGTGGAAAAGGAAACGATGAATTAATATCAGAAGCAGAGTGTATGAAGGGTGAATTAATCAAATTAGGTATTGGAGAAGATCGAATTATTAAAGAAGATTTATCAACTAATACTTATGAAAATATGAAATACTCCAAAAAGCTTATAAATAATGCAAACGCAAAAGGGATCGTTGTATCAAATGATTATCACTTATTTAGATCTCTAAAATTAGCTAAAAAACAAGGCTTAAATGTGATTGGTCTTCCGGCAAAAACACCAAAAGTGATTATTCCAACAGCGTATTTTAGAGAATGTTTATCTATTTTAAAAGCAATGTACTATAAACAAATATGA
- the ezrA gene encoding septation ring formation regulator EzrA — translation MTFYVILVVISIVIALMIVALTIRQRLYKRLDELEAWKMQLMSKPVTDELSKLKALNMTGQTEELFEKWRTDWDEIVTAFIPKVTDSLQEIDEAINKYHFMKAKAGITELEARLNEAETSVELILNEVSDLVGSEEQNNSDIEKLNQEYLEQRKLLLTHRHLYSISETQLEEKMDEIKQQVQLFNETTENGNYLEARELVKHISDEVNTLKVNMQIIPDLYIESTTTMPSQIHNLSDGLKQMKADGYALDFELLENETIECSKICIDCVELIKKLEITEANDKLDFVKAKVDAIYDLLEKEVESKYVVEKEIWSSQEEILEIRENNLKTKEETQLVQQIYELSDEDTKAQKLVEKQVNIITKRFELLQIRVAEQDLAFSVIRDELDLLKKQMEEVKESHLAYVEMLKALRKDELQARDQLIDMKRLMLEVKRLVQISNLPGMPVSSMKQIQDAHDSMQRVYLELEKKPLKMTTVSSLLEQAATAVNDCYKETKYMIEQGYFVEKVIQYGNRYRSNNVQMAMSMDKAEQLFREFQYNEALEEAAVSIENVEPGAIDKLQEILNEQKYTLPL, via the coding sequence ATGACATTCTATGTAATTTTAGTCGTAATTAGTATTGTTATCGCATTGATGATTGTAGCCTTAACAATTCGACAACGTTTATACAAGAGACTCGATGAACTAGAGGCATGGAAAATGCAGTTAATGAGTAAGCCCGTAACGGATGAACTTTCAAAACTTAAGGCATTAAATATGACTGGACAAACAGAAGAGCTTTTTGAAAAATGGAGAACTGATTGGGATGAAATAGTTACAGCTTTTATACCGAAAGTAACTGATTCACTCCAAGAAATTGATGAAGCAATTAACAAGTATCATTTCATGAAAGCAAAAGCTGGAATTACGGAACTTGAAGCGCGCTTGAATGAAGCTGAGACAAGTGTAGAATTAATTCTAAATGAAGTAAGTGACTTAGTTGGTAGTGAAGAACAAAATAATTCAGATATTGAAAAGTTAAATCAAGAATATCTTGAGCAAAGAAAACTTTTACTAACACATCGTCATTTATATTCTATCTCTGAAACTCAGTTAGAAGAAAAAATGGACGAAATAAAGCAACAAGTTCAATTATTTAATGAAACGACTGAAAACGGTAATTATTTAGAAGCACGAGAATTAGTTAAGCATATAAGCGATGAAGTGAATACTTTAAAAGTAAATATGCAAATCATACCAGATTTATATATTGAATCCACAACGACAATGCCGTCTCAAATACATAATCTTTCAGATGGTTTAAAGCAAATGAAAGCAGATGGATATGCGCTTGACTTTGAATTATTAGAAAATGAAACAATTGAATGTTCAAAAATCTGTATCGACTGTGTTGAGCTAATTAAAAAGCTTGAAATCACTGAAGCAAACGACAAGCTTGATTTTGTAAAAGCAAAAGTTGATGCAATCTATGATTTATTAGAAAAAGAAGTTGAGAGTAAATACGTAGTTGAAAAAGAGATTTGGTCTTCGCAGGAAGAAATTCTAGAAATTAGAGAAAATAATTTGAAAACTAAAGAAGAGACTCAATTAGTTCAACAAATTTATGAGTTAAGTGATGAAGATACTAAAGCTCAAAAATTAGTTGAAAAGCAGGTAAATATCATTACAAAGCGATTCGAGCTATTACAAATTCGGGTAGCTGAACAAGATCTTGCATTTTCAGTTATAAGAGATGAGTTAGATTTATTGAAAAAACAGATGGAAGAAGTGAAGGAATCTCATTTAGCGTATGTTGAAATGTTGAAAGCACTTCGAAAAGATGAACTACAAGCACGTGACCAGCTGATTGATATGAAGCGCTTAATGTTAGAGGTCAAACGTCTTGTTCAAATTTCTAATCTGCCTGGAATGCCAGTTTCTTCTATGAAACAAATTCAAGACGCTCATGACAGTATGCAAAGGGTTTATTTAGAATTAGAGAAAAAACCATTAAAAATGACAACTGTTTCGTCTTTATTAGAACAAGCTGCAACAGCTGTAAACGATTGTTATAAAGAAACGAAATATATGATTGAACAAGGATATTTCGTTGAAAAAGTAATACAATATGGAAATCGCTATAGAAGTAATAATGTACAAATGGCAATGTCAATGGACAAAGCAGAACAGTTATTTAGAGAATTTCAATATAATGAAGCTCTAGAAGAAGCTGCTGTCTCAATTGAAAATGTTGAGCCAGGTGCAATTGATAAGTTACAAGAAATACTAAATGAACAAAAGTACACACTACCCCTATAG
- the nhaC gene encoding Na+/H+ antiporter NhaC: MKNIELGALIALFTVIMSSCLVFLKADPQIPLLLCVVSLAIFGLFKGFKWEQIENGMKKGIHNGLSPTLILMMIGLLIGSWMLSGTVPTLLFYGISVLSAKWFAISAIFITIIVASFTGSTFTTIATVGVALMGIAHIMGIPPAIAAGAIISGACFGDKMSPISDTTNFVPSILGIKVNEHIRHMAYTTIPALIVTVILFLIIGMGHGNTDMAQVTEMKKAISSSFEVNPLLLIPCLIVFIMAFKGFSTLPTMSAGIVSSLVLSFFIQKDITLTKVFSTLQNGFQLDTGNEMLNSIVNRGGLQSMMWSVSLIFIALALGGLIQELRVFETLIQSLSNLKRSGNVVVASTLSAMSVNLLTGEQYLSILLPGQLLKDVFINKNIPLKNLSRALEDGGTLFNPIVPWSVSGAFFASTLGVPVIDYLPFSFVLFITPLFSIVAALLGKGLKTEIKGENSRNAA, encoded by the coding sequence ATGAAAAACATAGAATTAGGTGCGTTAATCGCACTGTTTACCGTTATTATGTCTAGTTGTCTAGTCTTTTTAAAAGCTGATCCGCAAATTCCGCTTCTATTATGTGTAGTTAGTTTAGCTATATTTGGATTATTTAAAGGGTTCAAATGGGAACAGATTGAAAATGGTATGAAAAAAGGAATTCATAATGGATTGTCACCAACTTTAATCTTAATGATGATTGGTTTATTAATTGGTTCTTGGATGCTTAGTGGCACAGTTCCTACATTATTATTTTACGGAATTTCTGTTCTTTCAGCTAAGTGGTTTGCCATTAGCGCCATATTTATTACCATTATTGTTGCTAGTTTTACGGGGAGCACATTTACAACAATTGCTACAGTTGGTGTAGCTTTAATGGGAATTGCTCATATTATGGGAATTCCTCCTGCAATTGCAGCAGGTGCAATTATTAGTGGAGCATGTTTTGGGGATAAAATGTCACCCATTTCCGATACAACGAATTTCGTTCCAAGTATTTTAGGCATAAAGGTCAATGAACATATTCGCCACATGGCATATACAACAATCCCAGCCTTAATTGTTACTGTTATTTTATTTTTAATCATAGGTATGGGGCATGGAAATACAGATATGGCGCAAGTAACTGAAATGAAAAAAGCAATATCTTCTAGCTTTGAAGTTAATCCTTTATTATTAATTCCATGTTTAATTGTTTTTATCATGGCATTTAAAGGCTTTTCAACTTTACCGACAATGTCAGCTGGTATTGTTAGTTCATTAGTTTTATCATTTTTCATTCAAAAAGATATTACACTTACTAAAGTGTTCTCAACATTACAAAATGGTTTCCAATTAGATACAGGGAATGAAATGCTTAATTCAATTGTTAACCGTGGAGGATTACAATCCATGATGTGGTCTGTTTCATTGATCTTTATTGCCCTTGCTTTAGGTGGATTAATACAAGAACTTCGAGTATTCGAAACATTAATCCAATCGTTATCTAACTTAAAACGTAGTGGAAATGTAGTTGTTGCTAGTACATTATCTGCAATGAGTGTGAACCTATTAACAGGTGAACAATACCTTTCAATTCTACTTCCTGGGCAATTATTAAAAGACGTATTTATCAATAAAAATATTCCACTTAAAAATTTATCCCGTGCATTAGAAGATGGAGGTACACTTTTTAACCCAATCGTACCTTGGAGTGTAAGTGGAGCATTCTTTGCTTCAACATTAGGAGTACCAGTTATTGATTATTTACCATTTTCGTTCGTGTTGTTTATTACTCCATTATTTAGTATAGTAGCTGCTCTTTTAGGTAAAGGTTTAAAGACAGAAATTAAAGGTGAAAATTCAAGAAATGCCGCATAA
- the rpsD gene encoding 30S ribosomal protein S4 — protein MSRYTGSTWKLSRRLGISLSGTGKELEKRPYAPGQHGPNQRKKLSEYGLQLQEKQKLRHMFGVNERQFRRTFDIAGKLTGKHGENFMILLETRLDNVVYRMGLARTRRAARQLVNHGHIMVDGKRVDIPSFRVKIGQTISLREKSQNLAVVKEAVEVNNFVPEYITFNADKLEGTFNRLPERSELPAEINEALIVEFYNR, from the coding sequence ATGTCTCGTTATACAGGATCTACTTGGAAATTATCTCGCCGTTTAGGCATTTCATTAAGCGGAACGGGTAAAGAATTAGAAAAACGCCCTTACGCTCCAGGTCAACACGGACCAAACCAACGTAAAAAATTATCAGAATACGGTTTACAATTACAAGAAAAGCAAAAACTTCGTCACATGTTCGGTGTTAATGAGCGTCAATTCCGTCGCACATTTGATATCGCTGGTAAATTAACTGGTAAACATGGTGAAAACTTCATGATCTTATTAGAAACTCGTTTAGACAACGTAGTTTACCGTATGGGTCTTGCTCGTACTCGTCGTGCTGCTCGTCAATTAGTTAACCACGGTCACATCATGGTTGATGGCAAACGTGTAGACATCCCATCTTTCCGCGTGAAAATTGGTCAAACTATCAGCTTACGTGAAAAATCACAAAACTTAGCTGTAGTTAAAGAAGCTGTTGAAGTTAACAACTTTGTACCTGAGTACATCACTTTCAACGCTGACAAATTAGAAGGTACTTTCAACCGCTTACCAGAGCGTTCTGAATTACCAGCTGAAATTAACGAAGCTCTTATCGTTGAGTTCTACAACCGTTAA
- a CDS encoding GAF domain-containing protein — translation MFQKVEYSGTKEQQYNTLTAQVKALIYDEHNLIANLANTSALLNQFLDRINWVGFYLKDGDRDELVLGPFVGLPACVRIPYGKGVCGTSAQTKTVQRIDNVHDFPGHIACDAASNSEIVIPVMHNGEVIGVLDIDSPEFNRFDEVDQKYLQAIVNLIEETIQ, via the coding sequence ATGTTTCAAAAAGTCGAATATTCAGGAACGAAAGAACAACAATACAATACTCTTACAGCTCAAGTTAAAGCTTTAATCTACGATGAGCATAACTTAATTGCTAATTTAGCAAATACATCAGCTTTATTAAATCAATTTTTAGATAGAATAAATTGGGTTGGTTTTTATTTAAAAGATGGCGATCGCGATGAATTAGTTTTAGGTCCCTTTGTAGGTCTTCCTGCATGCGTACGTATACCATATGGTAAGGGAGTTTGCGGTACATCTGCTCAAACTAAAACAGTCCAAAGAATCGATAATGTTCACGATTTCCCTGGACACATTGCTTGTGATGCTGCTTCAAATTCGGAGATTGTTATTCCAGTAATGCACAACGGAGAAGTAATTGGCGTTCTAGATATCGATAGCCCAGAATTCAATCGTTTTGATGAAGTTGACCAAAAATATCTTCAAGCAATTGTTAATTTAATTGAGGAAACAATTCAATAA
- a CDS encoding cysteine desulfurase, giving the protein MIYFDNSATTKPYKEVLDTYITVSDQFFGNPSSIHKLGGRSEQLLSKARNQIAELLSVQPSEIIFTSGGTEGNNLAIKGTAMMHRSRGKHLITTEIEHPSIYEAYKQLEELGFEVTYLTPNEDGFISVEELKEALRDDTILVSVIHVNNETGAIQPINEIGQLLKDYPKVFFHVDAVQGIGKVPLTIKQSAIDLLTISGHKFHSVKGTGILYIREGVTLSSLMTGGSQEREIRSGTENLAGIVSMAKALRITLEKQKTMKSHLIHMRSELIQHLEVIDGAVMNSPESNFAPHIINISFVGLKPEVIVHALSEENVFISTKSACSSKTFEISRVLQSMGKSEKVASSAVRISLSYENTMDEVEQFNKIIKEVIKNLYKVMR; this is encoded by the coding sequence ATGATTTATTTTGATAATAGTGCTACTACTAAACCTTATAAAGAGGTGTTAGATACATATATTACAGTTTCGGACCAGTTTTTTGGAAATCCTTCTTCGATTCATAAACTTGGTGGACGGTCTGAGCAATTACTGTCAAAAGCTAGAAATCAAATTGCAGAGCTTTTATCGGTTCAACCATCAGAGATCATCTTTACATCAGGTGGAACAGAAGGTAATAATTTAGCTATAAAAGGTACTGCCATGATGCACCGTTCAAGAGGGAAACATCTCATTACAACTGAAATTGAACATCCGTCAATCTATGAAGCATATAAACAGTTAGAGGAACTTGGATTTGAAGTAACTTATTTAACTCCAAATGAGGATGGGTTTATTTCTGTCGAGGAACTAAAAGAAGCTTTAAGAGATGATACTATACTTGTTTCTGTTATTCATGTAAATAATGAAACAGGAGCAATTCAGCCCATAAATGAAATCGGACAATTATTAAAGGATTATCCAAAAGTATTTTTCCATGTTGATGCTGTACAGGGTATTGGAAAAGTTCCGTTAACGATTAAGCAGTCTGCAATCGATTTGTTAACGATTTCTGGTCATAAATTTCATAGTGTAAAAGGGACAGGAATTTTATATATTAGAGAGGGTGTAACATTATCTTCTTTAATGACAGGTGGTTCACAGGAAAGAGAGATTCGTTCAGGGACGGAAAATCTAGCTGGAATAGTTTCGATGGCAAAAGCTTTAAGAATTACGCTAGAAAAACAAAAAACGATGAAAAGTCACTTAATTCATATGAGAAGCGAGCTAATTCAACATTTAGAAGTAATTGACGGAGCCGTAATGAATTCACCAGAATCAAATTTTGCCCCTCATATAATAAATATTTCATTTGTAGGATTAAAGCCAGAAGTAATTGTCCATGCTCTATCTGAAGAAAATGTTTTTATTTCTACAAAATCAGCATGCTCTTCGAAAACTTTTGAAATTAGCCGTGTTTTACAGAGTATGGGTAAAAGCGAGAAAGTAGCGAGTAGTGCTGTCAGAATTAGTCTTTCTTATGAAAATACGATGGATGAAGTAGAGCAATTTAATAAAATAATTAAAGAAGTAATAAAAAATTTATATAAGGTAATGAGGTAA
- a CDS encoding acyl--CoA ligase: protein MNGTSLIAPKVYNLVWEIEKFATTDKVALKWVDSNGESNQITYKELYNKVHQYAFTFKNSGIEKGDKLFVMMPRCVETYVVYLAILKIGCVVIPGSEMLTVKDIQYRLEHSEVKAIVSHDEYIGTFSEIAKSGKYKLFTIHNQQTVWTSLNDQAISGAHVLTVETKSDDLAFISYTSGTTGNPKGVVHTHSWGYAHIRTVASNWLDVTEEDTVWATAGPGWQKWIWSPFLATLGSGATGFFYEGKFDANTFLTLLKEQNISVFCSTPTEYRFMAKVDNLDQYQLPALRSAVSAGEPLNQEVIRTFKKHFNVDVRDGYGQTENTLLIGTMKDIKAKVGSMGIPTPGNLVEIVDDEGNPVGSNEVGHIAVHLSSPALFKHYYNDMERTNAQKKGEYYLTGDRAKKDEDGYYWFDGRSDDIIISSGYTIGPFEIEDALVQHKLVKECAVVASPDPLRGNIVKAFVVLTENTQNQEDLISELQEHVKKITAPYKYPRKIEFVQELPKTTSGKIRRVELRAMEQLRESN from the coding sequence ATGAACGGAACAAGTTTAATAGCTCCAAAAGTATATAATCTAGTATGGGAAATTGAAAAATTTGCAACAACGGATAAAGTAGCGTTGAAATGGGTTGATTCAAACGGTGAATCCAATCAAATAACATATAAGGAACTTTATAATAAAGTTCATCAATATGCTTTTACATTTAAAAATAGTGGCATTGAAAAAGGGGACAAACTTTTTGTAATGATGCCTAGATGTGTGGAGACTTATGTAGTCTATTTAGCAATCTTAAAAATAGGATGCGTTGTCATCCCAGGTTCTGAAATGTTAACTGTTAAAGATATTCAATATCGTCTAGAACATAGTGAAGTTAAAGCGATTGTATCGCATGATGAATATATAGGTACATTTAGTGAGATTGCTAAAAGTGGAAAATATAAATTATTTACAATCCATAATCAACAAACTGTGTGGACTTCATTAAATGATCAAGCGATTAGCGGAGCCCATGTATTAACTGTAGAAACAAAAAGTGATGACTTAGCATTTATTTCGTATACATCTGGAACGACTGGCAATCCAAAAGGAGTTGTACATACTCACAGTTGGGGATATGCGCATATTCGAACTGTTGCTTCAAATTGGTTAGATGTTACGGAGGAGGACACTGTATGGGCGACTGCAGGTCCAGGCTGGCAAAAGTGGATTTGGAGCCCGTTTTTAGCAACGTTAGGAAGTGGGGCAACAGGGTTCTTTTATGAAGGGAAATTTGATGCAAACACTTTCTTAACATTACTTAAAGAACAAAATATTTCAGTTTTTTGCAGTACGCCAACCGAATATCGATTTATGGCAAAGGTTGATAACTTAGATCAATACCAATTACCAGCATTAAGAAGTGCTGTTTCAGCGGGCGAACCATTAAATCAAGAGGTAATCCGTACATTTAAGAAACATTTTAATGTTGATGTAAGAGATGGGTATGGACAAACTGAAAATACTTTATTAATTGGAACGATGAAGGACATTAAAGCAAAGGTAGGTTCAATGGGAATTCCTACACCTGGTAACTTAGTTGAAATCGTAGATGATGAAGGAAATCCGGTCGGATCTAACGAAGTAGGCCATATTGCAGTGCATTTAAGCTCTCCTGCTCTTTTTAAACACTATTATAATGATATGGAGCGAACAAATGCACAAAAAAAAGGTGAGTATTACTTAACTGGTGATCGAGCTAAAAAAGATGAAGATGGTTACTATTGGTTCGATGGACGTAGTGACGATATTATCATTAGCTCAGGTTATACGATTGGTCCTTTTGAAATAGAAGATGCTCTTGTACAACACAAGCTTGTAAAGGAATGTGCAGTCGTTGCAAGTCCTGATCCTTTACGTGGAAATATTGTAAAGGCATTTGTTGTATTGACAGAGAATACCCAAAATCAAGAAGATTTAATTTCAGAATTGCAGGAGCACGTTAAAAAAATTACTGCACCATATAAATATCCACGTAAAATTGAATTTGTTCAAGAGCTACCGAAAACAACTTCTGGTAAAATCCGAAGAGTAGAGCTGCGTGCAATGGAACAATTACGTGAATCGAATTGA
- the refZ gene encoding forespore capture DNA-binding protein RefZ: MEQDKLATKRKVIETALTLFKVNGYHGTSVRDISKKANVNIATISYYFKGKQGLLEHIIVEFLEGYVKILDQHCLLLYDKNAKKILKDLVEDVLNYYYIKKESTSIFYRELTLDSVFIREIMITYLTRERYIFSQIYDAIRYSNSKVTMPFSVFFVQLKSFLSTPYLFPGYLNEVLYIQQNDLYFFERYKEYVEKWIESLLDTDENIISHVELSS, translated from the coding sequence GTGGAGCAAGATAAACTTGCAACTAAAAGAAAAGTCATCGAGACAGCGCTTACTTTATTTAAAGTTAATGGATATCATGGCACTTCAGTGAGAGATATTTCTAAAAAGGCTAATGTTAATATCGCAACAATTTCATATTATTTTAAAGGTAAACAAGGATTACTTGAACATATCATAGTAGAATTTTTAGAAGGCTACGTAAAGATTTTAGATCAACATTGTCTATTATTGTACGATAAAAATGCAAAAAAAATTTTAAAAGATTTAGTTGAAGATGTACTGAATTATTATTATATAAAGAAAGAATCTACGTCGATTTTTTATAGGGAATTAACATTAGACTCTGTATTTATTCGAGAAATTATGATTACATATTTAACGCGGGAGCGTTATATTTTTTCTCAAATTTATGATGCAATTCGTTATTCAAATTCAAAAGTTACGATGCCATTTTCAGTATTTTTTGTGCAATTAAAATCATTTCTATCTACACCATACTTATTTCCTGGCTATTTAAATGAAGTTTTGTATATTCAGCAAAATGACTTGTATTTTTTTGAAAGATATAAAGAGTATGTAGAGAAATGGATTGAATCACTACTAGATACGGATGAGAATATCATTAGCCATGTTGAGCTTTCATCTTAA